A segment of the Candidatus Saccharibacteria bacterium genome:
CAAGATAACAAAATACACTCTTGTTGCGAGAATTTGGTGTCTACCAAACCGCACAGCAACAGGAAAGTATTTTGCTGTAGAGCGCTGCTTTATCGTAAGCACAGGCCAAAGACTTTTGCTATCTTTTGGTCTTTCAAAAGATAGTTGCCCGAAGGGTAAAACCCTTTGAATCTTGCGCTGTCCGCACCGGACTTCTTTGTAGCGGAAAGTTGCCAAAGCTTCTGGCATGGGCTCAATCAAGTAGTATTCAGATAGATTTAACTTCGGGTTCTGCGGAACTCTCCGCTGGCACGCGGATCAAACAGTCCTCGCTTGCAGCACTTCGAGCTGCGCAAAGCTACGTCCAGCTGTTCGAATGCCAGACACGGGGGGCAGACCAGATAGCGCTTGACAAGAGCCTAACTTTATAGTATACTCTACAGATTCAATCTTCGCTGTTCGCTAGTCAGCGAAAGCGAATTGTTGAACGCTCCTTGCTATTGCCTGCATTCTTGCGGGCAATCTGATGAGAAATTTTGAAATCTAAATAGTCAGCCCACCACAACTTCGCCCTTAGGAGGCAATCATGGGTATCAACTATGCTGTCAGCGATCTGGGTGATGCCGACGGGTTGGCCGGAGAACCGATCGATCAGCGCGCACTCGATCTAGCCGAGGCGCTCGAGATGTTCGTCGGCCTCACACATGATGCGGGTGCGAACTTCACGGTTCAGATCACCCTCGTCGACGAGACCAAGGTGGTCGTCTACTACACCCACTACCTGGGTTTGGTACCGTCGTCCAACCCGGAGAGGCTGTACAACAGCAGCAACTACGGGTTCTTCTACGCGTTCGAGAAGGATCCCGAGGATCATCTCGACACCTTCGACCAGTTCCTGTTCACCGTGGGGTGCATCGTCAAGGCGGCGCCCTGGATCTGCACCGAGCGGGTGCTGCGCCGCATCGTCGCCGGCGACGATGCTGGCCAACCAGCAGCATGATCATCGTTGTGGTGGAATGTGGGGGCCCTTCGGGGCCCCTGCCACCACCAGGCTGACTATTTAGATATTCTCGTTAGCTTGCCCGTAAGGAACTGCAAACGATTGGAGATAATCATGGATAAGAATGCGCAGATCATCAAGCTGGGGGTCTACTCCGAGCTCAACCTGACCTACGCCACCCGCAACGTCTGGTTCGACGACATCCTCATCGGCCATGTGCCGGCGGAGGATCTCGTGGAGCCCGAAGAGATCAGCAGCTGAACCCCCAACGCAGGCAACAACGAAGCAAGGAGCTCCCGAGAACCGTTCTCCGCCAGCCGGCGGAACGCGGTGCTCGGGCCAGCTCCCGAGTTCTGATCCGCTGTCCAACGGAATTCAGGATTCAGGAGCTGGAGTGTTACTCTAGCAAAAGTTCCTTGCAGTATCCGTAACTTGTAGCAGTATGCTACAAGTTCAATCGATTGGAGTGACTCATGGAAGTGAAACACGAGAGAGGCGTCGTCGTGGCGTTCTATCCCGGGAGCGATTCCGGTGTTCTCGGCGTCTACGACGACAGGCTCATGCTGACCGACGAGGAGATCCTGTTCCATCTCGGTGATGGAACGATGATCAAGATCATCGATGACGACGCTGTCTTCGGTGAGCCGTTCGGCGATGACCAGAGCCCAGATGCGTCGTTGTTGCGGTGCCCCCGGGTTGGAGAGCTCGTCGTCTTCGAGAGGACCGAGCAGGACGGCGAGAACGTGAAGGCACGGCCATGGACGTACGGCTTCCTCTACGACAACTTCACGGGGGACATGAGGCCACCCTCCGGGGTGAGCAAGCGGCAGCCTGCCTGAAGCCCAACCCCAACAAGCAAGGAGCAACGGGCCGACTAGTTCGGCCCAGCTCCCGAGTTCTGATCCGCTATCCAGCGGAATTCAGGATTCAGGAGCTGGAACGCTTTAGTTCGAGCAAATCGCTCTTTGTTTTTGCAATACCTGGCCACGAGGTTCGTGGCAAGCAACCGACGGAAACAGACTACGAAAGGAAACCGTCATGACAACACACCTCTCCGAAGAGGCCCGCAAGATGATCGAGGACTTCACCACCGCCACCGTGAGCGCGTGGATGGATGCTGGCATCATCAAGACCAACTCCTGGGGCGTATGGCTCGAGGCCGACGACCCCAACGGCGACTTCGAGAACGCCGTCGATCACCGGTTCGGCTTCGACCACCCCGAGGGCAAGCACGACGCCGAGTGGTACATCGCCAACGCCAAGGGCAAGTGCGAAGCCTGCTTCGCCACCGGCAAGGACAGCCACGAGGCTGTTCGAACCTGGCAAGGCATGCTCAACGGCGTGGACGGCATCTTCCCTTGGGGCGGCGCGATCATCGACACCGACTATGGAATCTGCGTCGGCGTCAGCGGCTTCCGCGAGGACGAAGATCTGATGGTGGCCCGTGCCATCCGCAACTTCATCGTCATGCTGTTGGATCGCAAGGGGCAGAACTACATCGACGAGACCCGCGCACGCGGCAAGGACGATGCCCCCGATCCCAGCGACAGGTTCACCAGGGCCTCGAAGCCCGACGACTACGAGGACTTCGGCGAGGGTCCGATCGGCCGGGAGTTTTCGAAGACCACCCATCCGAACCTGACCACCTAGTCGACAAGCAATGCAAAGAGCCGAGCATCCGCCTCAGGCGGATGCTCACAGCTCTCAAGCTAATCAGTTATGATTGGTTTAAGAGCTGAATCCATAAGTCATTCTGAACTTGTTGCAGAATCTCAAAATTATGAGCAAACAATATTACGTATACCTGCTGACTAATAAGACAAATCAAGTTTTGTATACTGGTGTAACTAGTGATTTAGTCAGACGAGTTAATGAACACAAAAATCATCTCGTTGAGGGGTACTCTGATAAATACAATGTAGATAAACTTGTATACTTTGAAGTGCTTGACGATCCCGAAAATGCAATTAAAAGGGAGAAGCAAATAAAAAATTGGCATAGAGACTGGAAGCTAAGCCAAATAAAGAAAAGTAATCCCAATATGAAGGACTTGTATGAGAAGATCCTGAAATAAATTCAGGATGACAAGAACTATGCAAATAAAAGAAGGCATTCTACTCATAAACAAACCGCGCGGGCGGAGTAGTTTTAGTATGGTTGCCCAAGTGCGTCGAATTAGTGGTGTCAAACGGGTTGGCCATGCCGGCACCCTCGACCCGGAGGCCGAAGGCCTGCTGATAGTACTAGTGGGTAAGGAGTACACCAAAAAGTCAGATAGCTTTCTTAAACTCGATAAAACTTATGAATTCACTATCAGGTTGGGCCAATCTAGCACAACAGGAGATAAGGAAGGCGAGAAAACAGCTATCTCGAGCGATAAACCAACCGAAAAGGCCATTTTGAACGTTTTACAGGGCCTGCAGGGCGAGCTTAAGCAGGTTCCGCCTATTTATAGCGCTATCAAAGTAAACGGCCAGCGGGCCTATAAATTGGCCGCCAAGGGCCAAAAACCGGATTTAGAAGCTCGTGAGATAACCATTTACAGCTTAGAATTGCTCGATTACACCTATCCACAGCTAAAACTACGTGCCGAGGTTAGTAGTGGTACATATATACGGGTATTAGGTGAAACTATTGGGATGCAGCTTGGAACCGGGGCCTATTGCACCGAGATTATTCGTACCAAAATTGGCAAATATGACCTGAAAAATGCTATTATCTTAGATTAATTTTTCCATCTACCTCCTAGTCATTCCCGCGTAGGCGGGAATCTAAACAATTTCTTGGTACAAGTCATTCCATTCGGGATTAGAAGATTCTATTTTGCGAATCTTCCAAGATCGATTCCACTTCTTCATCTGGTTCTCTCTGACAATTGCCTCGTTGATATCGTCATATTGAGCGAACCAAACGAGCTTAGTAACGTTGTACTTTTTGGTGAACCCAGCTACTAAGTGATTTTTATGCTCGTAAACTCGTTTAGCCAGATTACTGGTAACACCAATATATAGAGTTCCATTGCGATCACTTGCCAATATATAAACATACCCAACTTTCATGAGCAGATATTATACTGGATTCCCGCCTATAAGCGGGAATGACGGGTAGAGGGTGTTGTTCAACGGCCGTTGCTACGATCAGCAAGCGAAGCCGCCAAGCAACGCTCCTGATTGCGAGAATTCGCTGGCTAGCGAACCGCACAGCAACAGGAAGTTGCGACTGGCTAAGTACTGCTAGATCGTAAGCACAGGCCAAACGGTTTTGCTATCTTTTGCCAAGACAAAAGATAGTTGCCCGAAGGGTAAAAACCCTTCAAACCTATGGCTTTAAGCAGCCGGCACTTCTTTGAGACCCAAAGAAGCAAAGCCTCCGACATGGGCTCACACCTGGTGGCTGCTTGCTCGCTCGCAAGCTGAAGCTGCGGAACTCGTCCGCCAGCTGGCGACTCAGACAGTCCTCGCTTGCAGCGTTTCGTGCTTAGCATGCTGTGTCCAGCTGTTCGAATGTCGGCAAGAAGGCTAATACCTTTGGGGGCTTGATTAATTACCTGAAATCTGCTAATATTTAAAGTCTATGATAGCTCAAACCACCAAGAAAAAGCTCATAAAAGACTACTCAACCCACGGCAAAGACACTGGTTCGGCCGAGGTTCAGATTGCTCTTTTTACCACCAAGATCAACGAGCTAACCAGCCATCTTAAGACCCACAAAAAAGATAATCACTCCAGGCGCGGATTGCTAGCTATGGTAAGCAAACGCCGACGCCTGCTGGATTACTTGCAAAAGAAGAGTCCTGATCGATACTCAAAGCTCATCAAAAAACTGAAACTTCGCCGCTAGTCGACGAGTTTATTTGACAAGCTTCAGCGTTGCAATTTCCGTTGCTCGCTACACGTAGGCTTACTACGCTTTGCTGCACTACTCAATTGCGCCTTGAATCTTGTACAAATATTCCTCGTCTTAAGGATTGCAGGCCTTCCAATTTAGCAATTTTGTGCTATATTGTAAGCGTACATTAAGTAACACATTTACTCTGCCGGTTAGTGATAGGATTAAGTGATCATCGCCTAAAAAACGATACTGATCAATTGCTTCTAGCACTAACTTAACAAAACCAGCGCAGAGTATATTAGGAGATACATGGATATAATTCATCCATTTGGGGGTAAACAGGTAGAACTCGAAACCGAGTTTGCCGGCAAAAAACTAAAAATGACTACAGGCGACATGGCTTTTCGGGCCGATGGCGAAGTTCGGGTTGCATATGGCGACACCGTGGTGTTGGCCACAGCTGTGGTAGCACCCGAGGTCAAAGCTGACACCGACTTCTTTCCGCTATTAATCGATTACGAGGAGCGGCTCTACGCCAGCGGTAAAATCAGCGGCAGTCGATTCATGAAGCGCGAAGGCCGACCGAGCGATCAGGCGGTGCTGACCTCACGACTAATTGATCGACCATTGCGCCCACTCTTTCCCAAAGGTTACCGTAACGACGTGCAAGTTGTGGTAACGGTCTTGAGTGCTGATCTCGAGCACGAACCAGATGTTATTGCTATAATTGCTGCCAGTACAGCACTAATGCTAACCGGCGCACCTTTTGATGGTCCGGTGGGTGCAGCTCGGATTGGTTTAATCGATGATAAGCTGGTGGCCAACCCAACTACCACCGAGCAAGAAGCTAGCAAGCTAAACCTGACAGTTGCTGGCACCAAAGATGCCGTGATGATGGTAGAGGCCAGTGCCAACGAGGTGAGCGAAAAGACTCTGGTCGAAGCCCTGGAGCTAGCCGTTAAAACCTGGCAGCCGGTGATTAAGGCTCAGCAAGAGCTGGTGGAAAAACTCAAGGTTGAACCACGTGAATACCAGCTCTTTACCCCGAGCGAAGAAGCCCAGACCAAAATCGCAGAATTTCTAAAAGACCGCCTGGGCGAGACCATTCGCAACGAAAATAAGCAAATGCGCCACGAAGCCTTGCAGACGCTCGAAGCCGAAGTCTTAAACGAATTTGGCACGCTCTCCGATGAGCTCAAGCCAGATAGCAAAGAACGCTTTGGTCACCCAGATGTATTGGCTGCATTCGAAAAGATTATTGATCGCGAGATTCGTCGCTCGATCTTAGAAGAGGGCAAGCGACCCGATAACCGTAAGACCACTGAGATCCGACCAATCAGCGGGCAAGTTGGCCTACTGCCACGCACCCATGGAAGTGCCGTGTTTACTCGTGGCACCACCCAAGCCTTAACCCTAACCACACTTGGGTCGACCTCGGCTGCACAGCTAATCGACACCATGGAAGAAGATCGCGAAAAACGCTACATACACCACTACAACTTTCCGCCGTTTAGCACTGGCGAGGCTAGACCCATGCGCTCAACAGGGCGCCGCGAGGTTGGCCACGGCTACCTGGCTGAACGAGCTTTGCTGCCAGTTATTCCAGTAGTCGAAGATTTTCCCTATACCATTCGAGTGGTTTCAGAAATGCTTAGTAGCGCTGGCTCAACCTCGATGGCTAGTGTTTGTGGCAGCACCATGAGCCTCATGGATGCTGGTGTGCCAATCAGTAAACCGGTTAGCGGCATAGCCATGGGCCTAATGATTGATCACGACAATCCTAAAAAGTATGTAATCTTGAGCGACCTTCAAGACGCCGAAGACTTTGCTGGTGACATGGACTTTAAGGTAGCTGGCACCGATGCTGGCATTACGGCGCTACAGATGGACATTAAAGTAAAGGGCATTACTCTAGAAATCATGAGCGCTGCCCTCAAGCAGGCCAGCCAGGGCCGAGCTCACATACTATCGAAGATGCTTGAGGTAATTGCTGAGCCCCGAGCCGAAACCAGCCAATATGCGCCACGCATTACCAAACTGCAGATTAGCCCAGATAAAATTCGCGAGGTGATTGGCAAAGGCGGTGAGACTATTCAAAAGATTATTGCCGAAACCGGTGTGGAGATCGACATCGAAGACTCTGGTCTAGTAATGATTGCCAGTACCGACCAAAAAGCTGCCAAGGCCGCTACCGAATGGATTGAATCGATCGTGGTGGAGCCCGAGATTGGCAAGGTTTACGACGGCACTGTAGTTAAGGTCTTAGATTTCGGCGCTTTTGTAGAGATCTTGCCCGGCAAAGAGGGCATGGTGCACATTTCTCAAATCCGTGACGAGCGAGTTGAGGACATTCACAAGGAGCTCAAAGAGGGTGATAAAGTAACAGTTAAGTTACTCGAAATAGATTCTCAAGGACGACTCAACCTGTCTATAAAGGCTGCTAAAAAATAGCTGCCCAAGTTCGTGTTCGCAGACTGCTGCGGGCGTCACTGGGGCAACTCGTATGACCAAAGCTGAAAAACAGGCCAAATTAGACGAAATTGCCAAACCGATCTTGGATCGCAGCCTTGAGCTTGAGATCGCCAAGTCTTGTCTTAACCCGGTGCCGGGTGAGGGTAACCCAGCTGCCGAGATTATGTTTGTGGGCGAGGCGCCAGGCGCCGAAGAAGACAAGCAGAGCCGGCCATTCGTGGGGGCCAGCGGTAAGTTTCTAGAGAGCATGCTCGAAACAATTGATCGCAGCCGGCAAGACGTATTTATAACCAACATTGTAAAGTTCCGACCACCCAACAACCGCGATCCCTCCCGCGAAGAAATCCAAGCTTGCCTGCCGTACCTACTAGCTCAAATTAAAGTCATCGACCCCAAACTAATCGTGTTTCTGGGCCGCCACTCTATGAACGTATTTTTTCCGGAGCTGCGGATAAGCCAAGCTCATGGCCAGCCAGTTAAGCGTTCTGGGCGGGTGTTCTTGCCGCTTTATCACCCTGCGGCCGCACTCTATAACGGTTCCATGCGCGCTATTTTGCAAGAAGATTTTGGCCGCATTCCAGCGATCTTACGCAAAGTTGAACAACAAAGCTGACATAAAAGTGTCATCCTGAGCGAAGCCGAATTAGTAAACATTCGACCCCGGTCAAGATGACAATAAAGTCATACTCTAAACAATTAAACATGCTCACTGACATGTTGAGCAACAGATAGAAAGGAGCTTTAAAAAGCTTATAACTATGAAAGAAGACAAACTAAAAAGCCGTCCGTTGACGGCTCAAGATTTGGGAGCCGCTACACAAGCTAAGGCTAAGAAGCCAACAGCGTCTGCCAGCTCACCAAACAAACGAACACAAAATAATAACACTAAACCCGCCCAGAACAGGTCGAACAATTCGAGCAAACCAAGCAACCACCCTCGCGGCGGTAAGACCCAAAACGACAACCGACCAAACGATGGCGGCAAGCCAAATGGCAACCGACCCAATGGTGGTGGTAAACCACGCTCTGGCGGCGGTGGTGGTCAACGCCGGCGTTTCGACAAACGTCCTAGTGAGTACATGACCGGTACTTTTAACAAACTCGATCAAAGCAAGACCGCAGCCAAGGCGGTGGGGCTATCTAGGGCCGATGCCGGTAAGCTCAAAATCATTCCTTTGGGTGGTTTGGGCCAAATCGGCAAGAACGTTATGGCCTTAGAGTACGAAAATGACATGATTGTAATGGATCTAGGCTTTATGTTCCCCGGCCCCGAACTACCTGGAATTGATTACATTATTCCTGATATTAGCTACCTCGAGGAGCGCAAGCACAAGATCCGTGGGCACTTTATTACCCATGCTCACTTAGACCACATAGGCGGCATTCCATTTATGTTGCCCAAGATGCCGGCGCCAATTTATGGTGCCAAATTCACTGTAAAGTTTATTGAGCGCCAACTAGAGGAGTATAAGCTGCCATTTAAGCCCGAGATGCATATTGTCGATCAAGATAACGGCCAGAAGATCCAAGCTGGTGTCTTTAGTATTGAATTTGTGCGAGTTAATCACTCCATTCCCGATGCCTGCGCCCTTGTGATCCGCACCCCGGCCGGCACCATCTTTAACACTGGTGACTGGCGGTTCGACCCCGATCCATACGACGGCAAGCCAACTGATCTAGCCAGGCTCAAGCAGATTGGCGATGAAGGTATATTACTATTGATGTGCGACTCCACCAGCTGTGAAACCATGGGTCGAAGCCCACGTGAGCAAGAAATTACCGAGACCCTCGATGAGATCTTTGCCCGCAATTACAACAAGCGGGTGATTATATCGTCGTTTTCATCACAGATTAGCCGTATGCAAATGATTATAGATGCTGTTGCCCGAGCTAAGCGCAAGATGGTGATTACTGGTCGCAGCATGCTCAGCAATGTCGAGCTAGCTGTAAAGATGGGCTACATTAAGATCCCGGCCAACACCATAATTCGTTCCCAAGACGTCAACAAATATCAAGATGGACAGGTAGCGATCTTGGCTACCGGCTCGCAGGGTGAGGAGTTTGCAGTGCTAAACCGCATGGGTCGAGGTGAGGTCAAAGACATTAAGATTCGCAAAAACGATGTCGTGGTCTTGAGTTCGTCGATTATTCCAGGCAACGAAAAACCAATTTGGGGCATGATCGATAACATTTTGCGTTGGGGGCCGTATGTATACAGCAACGATCTGCGTCGCTTTGACGATCTAGATATTATGCATATTTCTGGCCACGCCTACTACGAAGAGGTGGAGCAGATGATTAAGCTGATTCGACCTAAATACTATCTGCCAATTCACGGTGAGTTGCACCACTTGGTGCACAACAAACAGATCTGTATTCGCAGCAAAGTGGTATCAGAAGACAAGATTTTTGTAATCGAGAACGGCCAAACTCTAGTGGCCGAAAAGGGTACCGTTAAGTTGGGAGCTAAGATACCCGTGCCAGACGTGCTGATCGATGGCGCAGGTATTGGCGACGTTCAAGAGATTGTACTCAAGGACCGTATAGCCATGTCCGAAGAAGGCGTGTTTACGGTGATTGCCACGGTGCAACGCAAAACCGGCAAACTGCTCACCAGCCCCGATATTATTAGCCGCGGCTTCATCTACATGAAAGATAACGAAGAGCTAGTTAACGGTGCCCGCCAGATCGTTAAAAATATCTTCGCGGGTCGACAAGGCAATGTGCCGCCTAGCTCACCAATTATCAAAACTCGTATTCGCGACGAAGTCAGCAACTATCTCTATAAGGTAACCAAGCGCAACCCGATTGTATTACCAGTGGTGATAGAGGTTTAATCTAAGGGTCGTACCCTTAGATTAAACCTCGCCTGGGTCAATGGCCAGTTCGTGCTTAATCTTATCGAGCTCATCTCGTGTCGGCTTGTATTCATCCACGAACTCGAGATAGTCTTGGTTCTCGAAAAGGTTTAAGATCCGATGGGGAAGTAACCAATCTGAGCTACATAGACCGGTATAATATGACAAGCTTGACCACTGCCAGTGCTGGTAGTCGTTGGGATTAAGATGAATATAGCGCGATATGTGGAGCAAATAACTGTCCGAGCTAATTCTAGAAGCCCGGTAACGTTGTTGAAAAACTGGCCCAATCCGTTTATAGCGATCGTTGAAATACATACCATAGGCCACACCAACGCTTTTCATTAATAACTTCATGGCATCAACGGTCTGTTGATACAGAAGGAGATGAAAATGATTAGGCATCAAGCAAAATGCCAAAAGCTCTACGGTGCCAAAGTATGTGGGGTATTGTACGCCAGCCGAATTTTTTGCTGGGGTACTGCTCAAATAGCGCTTTAGAAGCCCCACAAACACAGCATAATCTCTATCATCATTGAAAATGACTTGACGATTCACCCCACGATTATAGACGTGGTAAAAACTCTGAGGAGCGTATTGTTTGTAAATATTCCTACCAGGCATGACGCTCATTCTAAGGGTACGACCCTTAGAATACAAGCATGATAGTTTTGGTTGAGAATAATAGGTGTTCTCTAGCCAATAATTAGCCGGCGCGGCTTGACAAGCCATATTAGTTATGGTAAGTTCCAATTGACAGGAAGGCCAAAATCTAGCCTTCGTGCCGTAGCTTGCAGGTTGATAGAAGGGAGTTAGCACTGACGAGATAGCGACAAAAGCGAAACGAAAGGACGATCCCATGGAGGTTAACTGGAGAAACACCAGCGGAAGCCGCCGCGAACACGACAGGGTTGCCAGTCTGAGTACCGACAAGATCGAGGGGCGACTGTCCCGACTTCACAGCCCCGACGGGCGTAGGTCACCGTACGGCATTACAACTGCCGACGAAGAAGAGGCGCTCCTGTCTGAGCTCGACGCTCGCAGGTACCCCAACGTCGAGTGACACAAACCCTCACACCAACACCAACCTCAAAAAGCAAAAAAGGCGATCAATGACGATCGCTTGGGCAGCTCAACGACGAGCTGCCCTTTGCGTTTTAGAGCTCGATTTTACCCGTGGCCGACTGCATATCGAATAGCTTTTTGTACAAGCCATCATTTTTCATGAGTTCTTCATGGGTACCACGCTCTTCTATTTTGCCCTTCTCGAGCACCAAAATCTCATCGGCGTGCCGCACAGTACTCAGGCGGTGGGCGATTATGAGCGCCATCCGACCCCTCATAAGCTTTTTAAGACCATCTTGAACTAGTCGCTCACTTTCGCTATCCAATGCACTGGTAGCCTCGTCTAGGATTACTAGCTGTGGGTCTTTAAGTATAGCCCTGGCAATGGCCACTCGCTGCTTCTGTCCACCACTAAGCTTTATGCCGCGTTCGCCGACTAGCGTGTCGTAGCCACTTGGTAATTCAGATATAAATTCTTTGGCATGGGCTTGTTCAGCCGCTGTATAAATAGCTTCTTTCTTTGCGTGTGGGTTACCAATTGCCAGATTATCTTTCAGCGATGTGTTGAATAGGGTTACGTCTTGCATGACCATGCCCATATGTTTTCGGATTGATTCTTGGGTAAAGCTATCAATATTGCCACCATTTATTTCTATCTGGCCAGAGGTAGGTTCATAGAACCGAAGCAGCAATTTGGTAATCGTACTCTTACCAACGCCCGATGGGCCGACTAAGGCTACAGTTTTTCCAGGAGCAATAGAGAAGTTTAGATTCTTAACGGCACCCTTCTTGCCCTTTTTGTAGTCGAAACTAACATTTTTGAACTCGATGGAATCTAGGCTCTCTAGGTCTTTGGCATTGGCTTTGTCTTCTAGGGTTGGCTTGGTTTCAAATATATCCATTAGTCGACTCACATTTACCTCAATACGGACATTGTTGTCGAAGAACCGACCAACACTTAGGGCAACACCACTTAGCTGAAGAAGATATAGTGCCACTAGAGCTACATCGCCCGGGCTATAGGCTTTGTGCAAGGCGCCAAAACCGACAATAATAATACTAATACTCATGCCAACATTGAATATGATGTCTCTAAAGAATATGTGGCGAGCCCATATTGTTAGATACGTCTTATATTTACCCTCAGCCCTAGTGAGTTCTCGCTCATATTTTTGGTACTGCGATCCGGCCGCATTAAAAGATTTAATTACGCCGAATTGAGAAAAAGTCTCTAACAAAATCCCACTGGCTTCTTCCTCGGCTTTTCTACCGGCCTTTTGCAGGTGTCTGGTTTTCTTTGCATTACGGATAAAGAGTAGTGTTTGAGCCGAAATGGCTAGTAGCATTACACCCACAATCGGCGGTGAGACGAAAAAGATAAACAAGAGATTGATAACGGTTTGGCTAACTCCTCCCAATAAACCCCAGCTAAAGTTCCCAATCCAACTGATAATACCGTTAACACCGGAGATTATCTTGTTAGAAAGTGCCCCGCTCTTTTCCTGCTCAAAAAAGTCTAGTGAAAGAGATGACAGTTTTTGAAAAACCTGTCTACCAAGTATTTTCTCGAGCCGATAGTACAATCCTTCGTTTACTCTCCATTGGACAGTCTCGAAGAAACTAGAAAAAACACTTATTAATATCAGTAAAATGCCTAAAAATATTAATGCCTGGAGGGTGGAGACATTCGGCGCAAGACCAGATAGGCCAGCAACTCGATTTATTATTAACTTAAGAACCTGTGGACGCAGAGCGTTGAGAATAGATGCAATAACACTTAAAGTAATCAGCACTGCCATGTAGCGCCGTAAATAAGGGATTAGCTTCAGTCCTTTTCGGATGTTTTTCATAAGAGGTTTATTGTATCTGGAAAACTAATATTTGACAAGGCTATTTTTTATGTTTTGGTTGTGCTATAATAGACAGCAACAAGTACAGTTTTGTTGTTCGAGGCTAGTGCCAACAACTACAACAAGCCAAAGTTCTCATTTCATTCGAACCATAGGGCCTAAAACCACTAGCATTATTTAGCCAAGTGTGGTATAAT
Coding sequences within it:
- a CDS encoding ABC transporter ATP-binding protein — its product is MKNIRKGLKLIPYLRRYMAVLITLSVIASILNALRPQVLKLIINRVAGLSGLAPNVSTLQALIFLGILLILISVFSSFFETVQWRVNEGLYYRLEKILGRQVFQKLSSLSLDFFEQEKSGALSNKIISGVNGIISWIGNFSWGLLGGVSQTVINLLFIFFVSPPIVGVMLLAISAQTLLFIRNAKKTRHLQKAGRKAEEEASGILLETFSQFGVIKSFNAAGSQYQKYERELTRAEGKYKTYLTIWARHIFFRDIIFNVGMSISIIIVGFGALHKAYSPGDVALVALYLLQLSGVALSVGRFFDNNVRIEVNVSRLMDIFETKPTLEDKANAKDLESLDSIEFKNVSFDYKKGKKGAVKNLNFSIAPGKTVALVGPSGVGKSTITKLLLRFYEPTSGQIEINGGNIDSFTQESIRKHMGMVMQDVTLFNTSLKDNLAIGNPHAKKEAIYTAAEQAHAKEFISELPSGYDTLVGERGIKLSGGQKQRVAIARAILKDPQLVILDEATSALDSESERLVQDGLKKLMRGRMALIIAHRLSTVRHADEILVLEKGKIEERGTHEELMKNDGLYKKLFDMQSATGKIEL